The nucleotide sequence TGTACAACGCCTCGTACGACATCTGGCTGGACCCGACGCCCCGTACCGACGGCGTGAACCGGACCGAGATCATGATCTGGTTCAACAAGGTGGGCCCGATCCAGCCCATAGGCTCCCAGGTCGGCACGGCCACCGTGGGCGGACGCAGCTGGCAGGTGTGGTCGGGCAACAACGGCTCCAACGATGTGCTGTCCTTCGTCGCCCCATCGGCGATCGGCAGTTGGAGCTTCGACGTGATGGATTTCGTCCGGCAGGCCGTAGCCCGCGGACTGGCACAGAACAGCTGGTACCTGACCAGCGTTCAGGCCGGCTTCGAACCCTGGCAGAACGGCACGGGGCTCGCCGTGAACTCGTTCTCGTCGACCGTCAACACGGGTGGCGGACCAGGTGGGCCGGGCGGCGCCACGGCCTGCGAGGTGTCGTACACCACGAACGTGTGGCAGGGCGGCTTCACCGCGAACGTCACCGTCGCCAACACCGGTTCGGCACCCGTCGACGGCTGGCGCCTCGCCTTCTCCCTGCCCTCCGGTCAGAACCTCACCAGCACCTGGAACGCCTCCGTCTCGCCGTCCTCGGGATCGGTCACGGCGAGCGGTCTGACGCACAACGGAAGCATCTCTCCCGGCGGCAGCCAGGCCTTCGGGTTCCAGGGCACCTACAGCGGCGTCTTCGCCGCGCCGGGCGGGTTCAGCCTCAACGGAACCGCCTGCGCCACGACGTGAGGTGAACCCCGACGCACCATGTGCTCCTGGCCGCGTGCGCCGCCCCGGCACGTGCGAAACCGGACGTGTTGTCGCAGAAAACGCGCACCGGCCAGGAGCGCCGCCGCACCGCCGACCGATCCTTTCGAATCGTCGCCCTGACACTGCGGCACGCCGAGAAGGCGACGCCTGATCGGGCGGCCGGCGCTGACGCGCCGCCTCGTCGATGCCGGACATCATCAAGCAGAACATCGGCAACGGCTACTGGGGCGACATGTGAGTGATCTGCGACAGCGCCAACTGCCATCTGTTCTCCTCCGACGACAACGGGCACCTGTACCGGTCCCAGACGACCGTCGGACAGTTCCCGAACGGCTTCACCAACACCGTCATCGCGGCCCAGGACTCCAAATACGCCCTCTTCGAAGCGAGCAACGTGTACAGGGTGCAGGGCGCCAACCAGTATCTGCTCCTCGTCGAGGCCATCGGATCGGACGGCCGACGCTACTTCCGCTCCTGGACCGCCAGCAGCCTCGCCGGTTCGTGGACAATAGGTGCGGATGAGCGCGGTGACCGCCCCCGGGTGGAGGAAGGGCTCGTCGCGCACAGCGGCCTGGCAGGTGGCGACCCGGTCACGGCCGGCAACCGACTTCAGCACATATCCGCTGGCGCCCGCCTTCAGCGCCTGGAAGAAGTACTGCTCGTTGTCGTGCATGGTCAGCATCAGCACGCGTAGGTCCGGCTTCAGCGCGCTCAGTTCACGGGCGGCCCGCAGGCCGGTCATCCGGGGTATGGCGATGTCCAGTACGGCCAGATCGCCAGTCGCCTTCCGCACCGAAGCCCACGCCGCGGCCGAGATCGTGCGGCCGCACACCGTTCTCACCGTTCCCACCGCACGAGCCGTGGCCGTCGCAGCCGACGCCGACCTGGCCTGGGCCCGGCCCCTGCTCGTCATCGACATCGGGGCCCACGTCAGCAATGTGGTCCTTCTCGACGACGGCGCGTGACCGACGCCCACCGCACCACCCTGGGCACCAGCGATGCGGACAACCTCACCCCGGCCACGCGCATCACCGACGCCATCGCCGCCATGGTGACCGCCACGCAGTTCCGGCAGGTCGGCGGGTCGGTCAGCGCAGGCCGCTACCGACACGGAATCCGAGGTACCTGTGTAGGCTCCTCGCCATGACCGCTCCGCACCCCTACCGGCGCTACGTGGCGATCGGCGACAGCATGACGGAGGGCCTCGGCGACCCCGACGCGGCGGGCGGACACCGGGGCTGGGCCGATCGACTGGCCGAGGTCCTGGCGGGGCAGCAGCCGAGCCTCGCGTACGCCAACCTCGCCGTACGCGGCAGGACGGCCGCCCGGATCAGGGCCGAACAACTGGGGCCGGCACTGGAGTTGAAGCCGGACCTCGTGACCGTCATGGCCGGCATGAACGACCTGGTGCGGTCCGGCTTCGACTCCGCGTCGGTCGTCGCCGACATCGAGGAGATGTTCGCCCGGCTCACCGCGTCGGGCGCCCAGGTCGCCACCGTGACCTTCCCGGACCTGGGGAAGGTCTCGCCGCTCGCGCGCCGGGTGCTCCCCCGCGTCCTCGACCTCAACACCCGCCTGCGTGCTACCGCTGAGCGGTACGGCGTCGTCGTACTGGACGTCTTCGCGCACCCGGTCACCACCGATCCGCGGCTCTGGGCCGATGACCGGCTGCACGCGAGCCCACTGGGTCACGCGCGGATCGCTTCCGGCATGGCCCACACGCTCGGTCTGCCGGACCACGACGACTGGGCCGAGCCACTGCCTCCCCTGCCTCCCGTCCCCGCCCTGCGGGCCGTCGGCGTCGAGGTGCGCTGGGCCGTGGACTTTCTCGCGCCGTGGTTGTGGCGGCGACTGCGCGGGCGTTCGTCGGGCGACGGCTGCTCGGCGAAGAGACCGGAACCGGGGCCGGTGAAGCTCCAGGACGCGACCTGAACCCGGAGCTTCTCCTGTCCGGAGATCCACGGCCGGAGCCGCACCGGTCCTACTTCACGGACCGCCATGACCCCCTGCACGAAGTGCCGCTGGACGCGAAGAACGCGACCACCGCGGACAGTTGGACGTGCACGTCGCGACGAACCCCGCCGAGGCACTGTCGCCGCTGCACGGTGTCGTCGCGGCCTGCTGGGCATTCTCGCGCTCATCGGCTCGTGGAGCTGCTGACCGTCATCGGCGGCACCGGGGCCGACATCGCAGGGCCCCTCCCCCATGGCGCTGTCCGCCCTCGCGGCGGCAGCGGTACTGGGCGCCCTGCCCCTCGCTGCTCTCCCCGCAGCCCGCGCATCCCGTCATCGCCTCGCGGACACACTGAGCGCGGTGACGTAACGCCTCGCGCGGTCGAACTCGACCATCACACCGGTTCGGAACAACCCCCGGGAACAGTTCGTAACAGTCCGTCTGATGAATACATCTCAGACGTGGAAAGCCCTTCTCCAGAAACAGGTCCTGATCCCGTCAAGCACATCGAGAGATGAGAGGGTGGGTCGAAAACCTCTGCAGAAGGACGAAAATGCCCCCCACAAACCGCATTCTTGTCATCGTCACCAGCGTCGGCGAGTATCGGACCGTCGGATATCGCACGGGCCTTTGGCTGGGCGAACTGACCCACTTCTACGACGTCGCCGAAGCGGCAGGCTTCGAGCTCACCATCGCGAGCGTCGACGGCGGTCCCGTGCCGATCGACCCGGAAAGTCTCGCTCACAACGTCCTCGGCGACCTCGGCACCGACAAGCGGTACGCCGACCGCGAGTTCATGGACAAGCTGCGGCACACCATCGGTGTGGCGCAGGTCGAGGTCGATGACTATGACGCCATTTACCTCACCGGAGGCCACGGCGTGATGTTCGACTTCCACCAGAGCGAGGCACTGGAGACCCTTGTCGCGCGGTTCTACGAGACCGGGCGGATCGTCTCGGCGGTCTGTCACGGACCATGTGGCCTGCTCGAAGTCACACTGAGCAACGGCGACCCTCTGGTGAAGGGCAAGAATGTCACCGGATTCTCCTGGCGCGAGGAGGAACTCGCCCAGCGGGCGGAGGCTGTCCCGTACAGCCTTGAGGACCGGCTCAAGGAACTCGGAGCGACCTACAGCACCGCCGAGCAGCCCTTCGCCACCCACGTTGTCGAGGACACCCGGCTGATCACCGGGCAGAACCCGGGCAGCGCCAAGGCGGTCGCGGAAGCAGTCGTCCGCCGGCTCGGCTGAGTGTGTGCGAGGCGGGGGCCCGACCGCTGCCGGTCGGCCCTCGCCTCGCCCGGTCACTCCTGACCGACCTCCTCGGTGGGCAGGCCATGCCCGGAACAGTGAAATGTTCACCAACTCAGAACATTACTCACCAGTCAATCTTGAACCGTCAAACAACGTGGATATCATCACTCGCACACATGGTGTGATCATTCGGTCGTCGATCGCTGACGCACGATGCGCTCCTGCGTTGCCACCCCGGGCCCGAAGCCCCCCTTCCGGGCCCGAGGCAGCGTCACCCTCAAGTCCTCCACGCCCGGCGGCCCATGGCGTCCGTCCGTCGTGCCCTCACAAAGGCATTGCATCGATGAGCAACAACAGGGGCAGAGGGCTGCAGGCCAATGTCCTCGGCACGTTCGACACGGTGGTCATGGCGGTGGCAGGCAGCGCGCCCGCCTATTCGATCGCGGCGACCACGGCCGTCCTCGTCGGTGCGGTGGGCCTCGCGAGCCCCGCGGCTCTGCTGTACTGCGCGATACCCATGCTGGGCATCGCCCTGGCCTTCAGCTACCTCGGCCGCATCGATGTCAACGCGGGCGCCAGCTACTCCTGGGTGGGCCGCACGCTCCACCCCTTCCTGGGGTTCCTCAGCGGCTGGGCCCTGGTGATCTCCGCGACCATCTTCATGGTGGCCGGCTCACTGCCCGCGGGCGCGATGACACTGTCCCTCTTCGACGCGGACCTGGCCGACAACACCGCGCTGGCCACGGCGGTCGGCGCCTTCTGGTTCCTGGTCATGCTGTTCGTCGTCCTCGGCGGCGCCCGCCTCACCGTTCGCGCGCAGCTCATCATGTCGGGCGTGGAGCTCGTCATCCTGGCCCTGTTCGCCGTGCTCGCGCTGCTGCACGGCGACAGCGCCCGGTCCTTCGAATGGTCCTGGCTGGGCTTCAGTGAGTTCGACGGGGTGAGCGGCTTCGCATCCGGCGCGCTGATCGCCGCCTTCTACTACTGGGGCTGGGACGTCACGAGCAACCTCAGCGAGGAGACCCGCGACAGCCGCCGCACCACCGGCCTCGCCGGCCTGATCGGTGTCGGGATCGTCTTCCTGCTGTTCGAGGTCTTCACCATCGCGGTCAACGTCATCCTCACCGACACCCAGATCCAGGAGAACGACGCCAACGTCCTGGCGGTGCTCGGCGAGGAGGTCTGGCCCGGCCTGGGCGGCAAGCTGCTCATCGTCGCCGTGATGCTGTCCACCATCGCCACGCTGGAGACGACCCTCATCCAGGTCACCCGCTCCCTGTTCGCGATGGGCCGTGACCGC is from Streptomyces sp. NBC_01314 and encodes:
- a CDS encoding cellulose binding domain-containing protein, which gives rise to MRPLPHLPRTVHGVLGAFVTTLATVAALFVATPPAQADTTVCEQFGSAVVQGRYVVQNNRWGTGEPQCVTTTDTGFRVTRADGSVPTNGAPKSYPSAFNGCHYTNCSPGTNLPAQLAGISSAPSSISYGYVGDAVYNASYDIWLDPTPRTDGVNRTEIMIWFNKVGPIQPIGSQVGTATVGGRSWQVWSGNNGSNDVLSFVAPSAIGSWSFDVMDFVRQAVARGLAQNSWYLTSVQAGFEPWQNGTGLAVNSFSSTVNTGGGPGGPGGATACEVSYTTNVWQGGFTANVTVANTGSAPVDGWRLAFSLPSGQNLTSTWNASVSPSSGSVTASGLTHNGSISPGGSQAFGFQGTYSGVFAAPGGFSLNGTACATT
- a CDS encoding SGNH/GDSL hydrolase family protein, giving the protein MTAPHPYRRYVAIGDSMTEGLGDPDAAGGHRGWADRLAEVLAGQQPSLAYANLAVRGRTAARIRAEQLGPALELKPDLVTVMAGMNDLVRSGFDSASVVADIEEMFARLTASGAQVATVTFPDLGKVSPLARRVLPRVLDLNTRLRATAERYGVVVLDVFAHPVTTDPRLWADDRLHASPLGHARIASGMAHTLGLPDHDDWAEPLPPLPPVPALRAVGVEVRWAVDFLAPWLWRRLRGRSSGDGCSAKRPEPGPVKLQDAT
- a CDS encoding type 1 glutamine amidotransferase domain-containing protein, producing the protein MPPTNRILVIVTSVGEYRTVGYRTGLWLGELTHFYDVAEAAGFELTIASVDGGPVPIDPESLAHNVLGDLGTDKRYADREFMDKLRHTIGVAQVEVDDYDAIYLTGGHGVMFDFHQSEALETLVARFYETGRIVSAVCHGPCGLLEVTLSNGDPLVKGKNVTGFSWREEELAQRAEAVPYSLEDRLKELGATYSTAEQPFATHVVEDTRLITGQNPGSAKAVAEAVVRRLG
- a CDS encoding APC family permease, with the translated sequence MSNNRGRGLQANVLGTFDTVVMAVAGSAPAYSIAATTAVLVGAVGLASPAALLYCAIPMLGIALAFSYLGRIDVNAGASYSWVGRTLHPFLGFLSGWALVISATIFMVAGSLPAGAMTLSLFDADLADNTALATAVGAFWFLVMLFVVLGGARLTVRAQLIMSGVELVILALFAVLALLHGDSARSFEWSWLGFSEFDGVSGFASGALIAAFYYWGWDVTSNLSEETRDSRRTTGLAGLIGVGIVFLLFEVFTIAVNVILTDTQIQENDANVLAVLGEEVWPGLGGKLLIVAVMLSTIATLETTLIQVTRSLFAMGRDRTMPEALGRVHRTWNTPYVAITVVGGVALVMFVASNALGSVGEILADAISAIGLQIAVYYGLAGLAVVVAYRRMLLKSVSNFVFGGLWPLFGALFMFWVLIESLGELSSASVAIGLGGLAVGVIPMLWYWRKGSEYYRPAPLDAAEVVETDATAGDAAAAAAAAGHAHAHQGLPTDF